The Halomonas sp. KG2 genome contains a region encoding:
- a CDS encoding HAD-IA family hydrolase, protein MKVLIFDCDGVLVDSEALAEETLETHLGQWLPDLDIPTLLSQALGMTTANILQHLEQLSRHLLPPDAAELVDSAIEARLARELTAIAGVHAAVSGIDLPKAVVSNSRRCRVLASLATTQLDGALGDVPIFTAEQVENPKPDPAIYHLAASSLGCSPSRCLVVEDSVAGVTAAYAAGMRVIGFVGASHIDEQQSSRLLAAGAWRILPHMRGLHALVDEWQSHLQGQDNNETAQ, encoded by the coding sequence ATGAAAGTGCTGATTTTTGATTGTGATGGCGTTCTGGTGGATAGCGAAGCACTCGCTGAAGAGACTCTGGAAACCCACCTTGGGCAGTGGCTACCGGATCTGGATATCCCGACACTACTTAGCCAAGCCCTGGGTATGACGACGGCCAATATCCTCCAGCACCTGGAACAGTTAAGCCGTCACTTGCTGCCGCCCGATGCCGCTGAGCTGGTTGATAGCGCCATTGAGGCGCGCTTGGCGAGGGAATTAACCGCCATTGCAGGGGTGCATGCCGCCGTCAGCGGGATCGACTTACCTAAGGCCGTGGTGTCGAACAGCCGCCGTTGTCGCGTACTGGCATCGCTCGCCACTACCCAACTGGACGGCGCGCTGGGCGATGTGCCGATTTTTACCGCTGAGCAGGTCGAAAACCCCAAACCGGACCCCGCTATTTATCACTTAGCGGCCAGTTCTCTTGGCTGCTCACCCAGCCGCTGTCTGGTGGTAGAAGATAGCGTGGCAGGGGTAACCGCTGCTTATGCTGCAGGCATGCGAGTGATTGGTTTTGTGGGGGCGAGTCATATAGATGAACAACAGTCCTCACGGCTACTGGCGGCGGGCGCTTGGCGAATTTTGCCCCATATGCGCGGACTTCACGCTTTAGTAGACGAGTGGCAATCCCATTTGCAAGGACAAGATAACAATGAAACTGCTCAATAA
- a CDS encoding sugar ABC transporter substrate-binding protein, translating to MRLARHLPVTTLAAAIAVAGQAHAQTEITVATVNNNDMVIMQSLTDAFEQAHPDITLDWVVLEENVLRQRMTTDIATGGGQFDVMTIGTYEVPIWAERGWLEPLENLPDDYNEDDLLASVRDGLSLDGTLHALPFYAESSMMYYRTDLFEQAGIEMPAQPTWEQVRDWAEQLHGSEENLAGICLRGKPGWGENMAFVSTLVNTFGGRWFDEQWNPELNSEAWNNALAFYVDLLSNYGPPGASSNGFNENLALFSRGNCAMWVDATSAAGKLYDENESDVAGTLGFAPAPIAETPKGSHWLWSWALAIPASSEHKEAAQQFITWATSQEYVELVGETNGWTSVPPGTRESTYANEQYVDAAPFADFVLNAIQEADPTDSSLEPTPYVGVQFVGIPEFQSIGTQVGQTIAAALTGDTSVAQALDSAQRATERTMQRAGYIER from the coding sequence ATGCGTCTTGCCCGTCATTTACCCGTCACGACCCTAGCGGCCGCTATTGCGGTAGCTGGCCAAGCCCACGCTCAAACAGAAATCACCGTTGCCACGGTAAACAATAACGATATGGTCATCATGCAGAGCCTGACCGATGCCTTTGAGCAAGCGCACCCGGATATCACTCTGGACTGGGTCGTGCTTGAGGAGAATGTGCTGCGTCAGCGTATGACCACGGATATTGCCACCGGTGGCGGTCAGTTCGATGTGATGACTATCGGTACTTATGAAGTGCCCATCTGGGCAGAGCGTGGCTGGCTTGAGCCGCTGGAAAACTTGCCCGATGACTACAATGAAGATGATTTGCTGGCATCGGTACGCGATGGCCTAAGCCTAGATGGCACGCTGCACGCTCTGCCGTTCTATGCGGAAAGCTCCATGATGTACTACCGCACCGACCTGTTTGAGCAGGCTGGCATCGAGATGCCAGCGCAGCCAACCTGGGAGCAGGTGCGCGACTGGGCCGAGCAGTTACACGGTAGCGAAGAGAACCTGGCAGGTATTTGCTTGCGCGGTAAGCCGGGGTGGGGCGAGAACATGGCCTTTGTCTCGACGCTGGTGAACACCTTTGGCGGCCGCTGGTTTGATGAGCAGTGGAACCCGGAGCTTAACTCTGAGGCCTGGAACAATGCGCTTGCGTTCTATGTTGACCTGCTAAGCAACTACGGTCCGCCCGGTGCCAGCTCCAACGGCTTTAACGAAAACCTAGCGCTCTTTTCTCGTGGGAACTGCGCCATGTGGGTTGATGCCACCTCGGCAGCAGGCAAACTCTACGATGAAAACGAGTCTGACGTAGCAGGTACGCTAGGTTTTGCGCCAGCCCCAATCGCGGAAACCCCTAAAGGCTCTCATTGGCTGTGGTCCTGGGCGCTGGCGATTCCCGCTTCCTCAGAGCACAAAGAAGCAGCACAGCAATTCATTACCTGGGCGACTTCACAGGAGTACGTCGAGCTTGTTGGCGAAACGAACGGCTGGACCAGCGTACCGCCGGGGACTCGTGAATCCACCTACGCCAACGAGCAGTACGTTGATGCCGCGCCATTTGCTGATTTTGTGCTTAACGCCATACAAGAAGCTGATCCTACCGACTCCAGCCTAGAGCCAACCCCCTATGTCGGCGTTCAGTTTGTAGGTATTCCTGAGTTCCAGTCGATTGGTACGCAAGTGGGCCAAACGATTGCCGCCGCCCTGACCGGAGACACCTCAGTAGCTCAGGCGCTTGATAGCGCTCAGCGAGCCACAGAGCGCACCATGCAGCGGGCAGGCTACATCGAACGTTAA
- a CDS encoding nucleoside/nucleotide kinase family protein, which yields MTPDLVSLSHQLLDAAEGKARFMVALAGPPGAGKSYRSALLCDAINQQRPGQAAVVPMDGYHFDNAVLGDEQLPVKGAPHTFDVDGLHHDLVRIRRADQSVAVPVFDRPLDLARAAGRLITPAQRIVIVEGNYLLLDQEPWRALYKLFDWTLFIDVDDAVLVERLVNRWLCMGQDHIGALERAHQKDMLNAELVKSGSVPADQRWR from the coding sequence ATGACCCCTGATCTTGTTTCGTTAAGCCACCAACTGTTGGATGCCGCCGAAGGCAAAGCACGTTTTATGGTTGCCCTGGCGGGCCCACCTGGAGCAGGCAAGTCTTATCGCAGCGCGCTGTTATGCGATGCCATTAATCAGCAGCGGCCGGGGCAGGCAGCCGTGGTGCCGATGGATGGCTACCACTTCGATAACGCCGTGCTAGGTGATGAGCAACTGCCAGTGAAAGGCGCGCCGCACACGTTCGATGTTGATGGCTTACACCATGACTTAGTGCGCATTCGTCGCGCCGACCAATCGGTAGCGGTGCCGGTGTTTGACCGGCCGCTGGATCTCGCTCGAGCTGCAGGGCGGTTGATTACTCCAGCGCAGCGCATTGTGATTGTGGAAGGCAATTACCTGCTGTTGGATCAAGAGCCCTGGCGGGCGCTGTACAAGCTGTTCGATTGGACGCTGTTTATCGATGTGGACGATGCCGTACTGGTTGAGCGATTGGTGAATCGCTGGCTGTGCATGGGCCAAGATCATATCGGCGCTCTCGAGCGCGCTCATCAAAAAGACATGCTTAACGCTGAACTTGTAAAAAGCGGCAGCGTGCCAGCTGACCAGCGCTGGCGCTAG
- a CDS encoding sugar ABC transporter permease, with protein sequence MNRTRASGRTVGGLRTLSLQAPAVSLLLLWMIVPLGMTIWFSFQRYNLLMPGMTGFAGLENYEYLLTDPALWSAMGTTLLLVGSVLVVTVVGGTLLAVLFQQEFAGRGIARVLAISPFFVMPTVSALVWKNMMMHPSNGVLAWLAQSLGLPALDWFSSLPLTSIIIIVSWQWLPFALLILLTAMQSLDEDQVEAARMDGAGPLAIFFFITLPHLKRAISVVIMIEMIFLLTIFAEIFVTTSGGPGLATTNLAYLIYIQALLDFDVGLASAGGVIAIILANIVAIFLVRMVAKNLED encoded by the coding sequence ATGAATAGAACACGTGCTTCTGGCCGAACGGTCGGTGGGCTAAGAACGCTTTCGCTTCAAGCGCCCGCGGTATCGCTGCTGCTGCTCTGGATGATCGTGCCCCTGGGCATGACGATCTGGTTCTCTTTTCAGCGCTATAACTTACTCATGCCAGGGATGACCGGCTTCGCCGGGCTGGAAAACTATGAATACTTGCTGACTGACCCTGCGTTATGGTCGGCGATGGGCACCACCCTATTACTGGTAGGGTCGGTACTGGTGGTTACCGTGGTGGGCGGCACGCTGCTCGCGGTGCTGTTCCAGCAAGAGTTTGCTGGGCGTGGCATCGCCCGCGTGCTGGCGATTTCTCCCTTCTTTGTCATGCCAACGGTGAGCGCGCTGGTATGGAAAAACATGATGATGCACCCCTCTAATGGGGTGTTAGCGTGGCTGGCGCAGTCGCTAGGGCTGCCTGCACTGGACTGGTTCTCATCGCTACCACTGACGTCCATCATCATTATTGTGTCGTGGCAGTGGCTGCCGTTTGCACTACTGATCCTGCTCACCGCCATGCAGTCGCTGGATGAAGACCAGGTGGAAGCAGCGCGCATGGATGGTGCTGGGCCACTGGCGATTTTCTTCTTCATTACGCTGCCGCACCTAAAGCGTGCCATCAGCGTGGTGATCATGATTGAAATGATCTTCTTGCTGACGATTTTTGCTGAGATTTTTGTCACCACCTCCGGCGGGCCGGGACTCGCGACCACTAACTTAGCCTATTTGATCTATATCCAAGCGCTACTGGATTTCGATGTGGGCTTGGCCTCAGCGGGTGGGGTGATCGCCATCATTCTCGCCAATATCGTCGCGATTTTCCTTGTCCGTATGGTCGCTAAGAACTTAGAAGACTAA
- a CDS encoding carbohydrate ABC transporter permease — MTLHRNSVAPANARSLPIRQLVLTLVGWSIALIIFFPILWMVLTGFKTETAAIADPSFIFSPTLESYQAVQARSGYARFALNSVVVAFGSTFLALLIAIPSAYAMAFLPTKRTKGTLLWMLSTKMLPPVGVLVPIYLIFRDVGLLDTRTGLIIIYTLMNLPIVVWMLYTFFKDMPKDILEAGRMDGASTLQEVFFLLLPLTLPGIASTGLLSVILSWNEAFWSLNLTSSKAAPLTAYIASFSSPEGLFWAKLSAASTMAIAPILILGWMTQKQMVRGLTFGAVK, encoded by the coding sequence ATGACACTTCATCGTAATAGCGTCGCGCCAGCTAACGCTCGCTCGTTGCCCATCAGGCAACTGGTCTTAACTCTAGTGGGCTGGTCGATTGCCCTGATTATCTTTTTTCCCATCCTGTGGATGGTGCTGACCGGATTTAAAACCGAAACGGCAGCGATTGCAGATCCAAGCTTTATCTTTTCCCCCACGCTTGAGAGCTATCAAGCCGTTCAGGCACGCTCGGGCTATGCGCGTTTTGCGCTAAACAGCGTCGTCGTGGCGTTTGGCTCGACTTTTTTAGCACTGCTGATTGCCATTCCATCGGCGTATGCCATGGCCTTTTTGCCGACTAAGCGCACCAAGGGCACGCTGCTCTGGATGCTGTCTACCAAAATGCTGCCACCTGTCGGTGTCTTGGTACCTATCTATTTGATTTTCCGAGATGTGGGGTTGTTGGATACCCGTACCGGGCTAATCATTATTTACACCCTGATGAATCTGCCCATCGTGGTATGGATGCTCTACACCTTCTTCAAGGATATGCCCAAAGACATTCTGGAAGCTGGCAGGATGGACGGCGCGTCCACTCTGCAGGAGGTGTTTTTCCTGCTGCTGCCGCTAACGTTGCCGGGCATCGCCTCTACCGGGCTGCTTTCAGTGATTTTGAGCTGGAACGAAGCGTTCTGGAGTCTCAACTTGACCTCGTCGAAAGCGGCACCGCTGACCGCTTATATTGCCTCGTTCTCAAGCCCTGAAGGGCTATTCTGGGCCAAGCTTTCAGCGGCTTCCACCATGGCAATCGCCCCCATCCTGATCCTCGGCTGGATGACCCAAAAACAAATGGTGCGCGGCCTGACCTTTGGCGCCGTCAAGTAA
- a CDS encoding NUDIX hydrolase, whose product MNFCSQCGEKVRFAVPEGDDRSRYLCDACGTIHYQNPRIVAGTLPVIDDKILLCKRAISPRKGYWTLPAGYMENAETTQQAAARETWEEAVAEVKLEGLYTLIDLPHINQVYMIFRAELLGGFSAGPESLEVALFEEHEIPWDELAFPTIERTLQHFYEDRKNAHYPLHISSITPEDRERYFGSA is encoded by the coding sequence GGTGAAAAAGTCCGTTTTGCTGTTCCTGAAGGCGATGACCGTTCGCGCTATTTATGCGATGCCTGTGGCACTATTCATTACCAGAACCCGCGTATTGTGGCGGGTACGTTGCCAGTGATTGACGATAAAATATTGCTGTGTAAACGAGCGATTTCTCCGCGTAAAGGGTATTGGACGCTACCCGCGGGTTATATGGAAAACGCCGAAACCACTCAGCAGGCCGCCGCACGCGAGACCTGGGAGGAGGCCGTTGCAGAGGTCAAGCTGGAGGGGTTATACACGCTTATTGATCTACCTCATATCAATCAAGTGTATATGATTTTCCGAGCAGAGCTTCTCGGTGGTTTTAGCGCAGGCCCTGAAAGCTTGGAAGTAGCGCTGTTCGAAGAGCATGAAATTCCTTGGGACGAGCTTGCTTTTCCAACGATTGAGCGCACGTTACAGCACTTTTATGAAGACCGTAAAAATGCCCACTACCCGCTGCACATCAGCTCAATTACCCCTGAAGATAGGGAGCGATATTTTGGCAGTGCCTAA
- the ugpC gene encoding sn-glycerol-3-phosphate ABC transporter ATP-binding protein UgpC: MATLQLKNIIKQFGDTKVIKGIDLEVNDREFVVFVGPSGCGKSTLMRMIAGLESASDGDILIDGKRINDVGPADRGLAMVFQSYALYPHMTVEGNMGFSMRLAGVPKEERRAKVLEAAKILQLEPLLDRKPKALSGGQRQRVAIGRAIVRNPSIFLFDEPLSNLDAALRVQMRIELARLHEELDATMIYVTHDQIEAMTMADKIVVLHDGVVEQVGSPMALYHHPRNRFVAGFIGSPKMNFLPVTLTDVTPEGVAIRLPGGGERSVPVDGGHLDANATLELGVRPEHLVLDEQGPLSGQIKVLERLGGQTSLYVQMDDELITIMADGDVAYRVNDSVRFGFAPERAHLFDASGLALPSLQQHPLASLTRQDNRAATESASPGEQV; encoded by the coding sequence ATGGCAACCTTACAACTGAAGAACATTATCAAACAGTTTGGCGACACCAAGGTCATCAAAGGCATTGATCTCGAGGTGAACGACCGCGAGTTCGTGGTGTTTGTTGGCCCTTCGGGCTGTGGTAAATCCACGCTGATGCGCATGATCGCGGGCTTGGAGAGTGCAAGCGACGGCGACATTCTGATCGATGGTAAGCGAATAAACGATGTGGGCCCCGCCGACCGGGGCTTGGCCATGGTATTCCAGAGTTATGCGCTATACCCGCACATGACGGTTGAGGGCAACATGGGCTTCAGCATGCGCCTGGCTGGAGTACCCAAAGAGGAGCGCCGCGCCAAAGTATTGGAGGCGGCCAAAATTCTGCAGCTGGAGCCGCTATTAGATCGTAAGCCTAAAGCGCTCTCCGGTGGACAACGCCAACGGGTGGCGATTGGCCGGGCGATTGTGCGTAACCCTAGTATCTTTCTGTTTGACGAGCCGCTCTCCAATTTGGATGCGGCGTTGCGGGTGCAGATGCGCATTGAGCTGGCACGGCTGCATGAAGAACTAGATGCCACGATGATTTACGTCACCCACGATCAGATAGAAGCCATGACCATGGCCGATAAAATCGTTGTGCTACACGATGGCGTGGTGGAGCAGGTGGGCTCGCCAATGGCGCTCTACCACCATCCGCGCAATCGCTTTGTGGCAGGCTTTATTGGCTCACCGAAGATGAATTTTCTACCGGTGACGTTGACCGACGTAACGCCTGAAGGCGTAGCGATTCGTCTGCCCGGCGGCGGTGAGCGCAGTGTGCCGGTCGACGGTGGGCACCTGGATGCTAACGCCACCCTTGAGCTGGGTGTTCGCCCAGAACACTTGGTCCTTGATGAGCAGGGGCCGCTGAGTGGGCAGATAAAAGTGCTTGAGCGCCTCGGAGGTCAAACCTCGCTCTACGTTCAAATGGATGATGAGCTGATCACTATTATGGCTGATGGTGACGTTGCCTACCGAGTCAACGATAGCGTGCGTTTTGGTTTTGCCCCCGAGCGCGCCCATCTGTTTGACGCAAGCGGGCTAGCCCTACCTAGCCTGCAGCAGCACCCGCTAGCAAGCCTGACCCGACAAGATAATCGCGCGGCTACGGAATCAGCCTCTCCGGGGGAGCAGGTATGA
- a CDS encoding NGG1p interacting factor NIF3, whose protein sequence is MYKLAFFVPVEDAESVKEAVFETGAGRLGDYEACCFQTRGTGQFRPLEAAHPHIGHVGSLETVEEVKVELVCRDEYIRAAIAALKLAHPYEEVAYDVWQLADL, encoded by the coding sequence ATGTACAAGCTTGCTTTTTTTGTTCCCGTTGAAGATGCCGAGAGTGTTAAAGAAGCGGTCTTTGAGACAGGCGCTGGCCGACTTGGTGATTATGAAGCCTGCTGTTTTCAAACCCGCGGTACCGGCCAGTTCCGCCCGCTAGAGGCTGCGCACCCCCATATTGGACACGTAGGATCACTTGAAACTGTCGAAGAAGTGAAGGTGGAGCTTGTTTGCCGCGATGAGTATATACGGGCAGCGATTGCGGCATTGAAGTTAGCCCACCCCTATGAAGAGGTGGCCTATGATGTTTGGCAATTGGCCGACCTGTAA
- a CDS encoding mannitol dehydrogenase family protein, producing MTQLNNHNMGALSAAVETPTYDRQAVTPGIVHIGVGGFHRAHQAMYLDALMNQGEALEWGIVGVGVMPGDKRMQQALAAQDYLYTLVVKHPDGEYQPRVIGSMVDYLFAPEDPEAVIEKMADPTIKIVSLTVTEGGYNFHPVTGEFNLDSPQVRDDLAHPEQPSTSFGLVVEALVRRRARGIAPFTVMSCDNIQGNGDVAKRMFSAYARARSAGLGDWLTAEVAFPNAMVDRITPVTAPTDIEELAQRFDVEDAWPVVCEPFSQWVLEDHFPLGRPALEKVGVQLVDDVEPYELMKLRLLNASHQALAYFGYLAGYRYAHEVCQDPLFVEFLLGYMREEGTPTLAPVPGVDLETYRLTLIERFANPQIKDTLARLCAESSDRIPKWLVPVIRQQLSQGGEIERSAAVVASWARYAEGVDEQGEAIDIVDRLREPLMTIATNNRTYPAAFVENRELFGDLADQPRFLNAYLKTLTSLHERGARATLETLVASKGML from the coding sequence ATGACCCAGCTTAATAATCACAACATGGGTGCCCTCAGCGCGGCGGTTGAGACGCCTACTTATGATCGGCAGGCCGTGACGCCAGGCATCGTGCATATTGGCGTCGGTGGTTTTCATCGTGCCCATCAGGCGATGTACCTGGATGCGCTAATGAACCAGGGGGAGGCGCTTGAATGGGGCATTGTGGGAGTGGGAGTAATGCCCGGCGATAAGCGTATGCAGCAGGCCCTTGCTGCGCAAGACTACCTCTATACGCTCGTGGTGAAACACCCCGACGGCGAGTATCAGCCCCGTGTGATCGGCAGTATGGTGGATTACCTGTTTGCGCCAGAAGACCCCGAAGCGGTGATCGAAAAAATGGCCGATCCTACCATCAAGATTGTGTCGCTCACCGTGACGGAAGGTGGCTACAACTTCCATCCGGTGACTGGAGAGTTCAATCTGGATTCTCCACAGGTGCGTGATGATCTCGCTCACCCAGAGCAACCGTCCACCAGCTTTGGCTTAGTGGTGGAAGCCCTAGTTCGTCGTCGTGCACGGGGCATTGCACCTTTTACGGTGATGTCCTGCGACAATATTCAAGGTAACGGTGACGTGGCCAAACGCATGTTCAGTGCCTACGCCCGTGCTCGCAGCGCAGGGCTTGGCGACTGGCTAACTGCCGAAGTGGCGTTTCCCAATGCCATGGTGGATCGTATCACGCCAGTGACAGCGCCCACGGATATTGAAGAGCTGGCCCAGCGGTTTGATGTTGAGGATGCCTGGCCAGTGGTATGCGAGCCCTTCAGCCAATGGGTGCTCGAAGATCACTTTCCCCTGGGGCGCCCGGCGCTTGAGAAAGTAGGCGTTCAACTTGTCGATGATGTAGAGCCTTATGAGCTGATGAAGCTGCGCCTGCTCAATGCCAGCCATCAGGCACTCGCTTACTTTGGCTACTTGGCAGGCTACCGCTACGCCCATGAAGTGTGCCAAGACCCGCTGTTTGTCGAGTTTTTGCTGGGCTATATGCGTGAAGAGGGCACGCCTACGCTGGCGCCAGTACCAGGGGTTGATTTAGAAACCTATCGGCTGACCCTGATTGAACGCTTCGCCAACCCGCAAATTAAAGACACTCTGGCACGGCTATGTGCTGAAAGCTCTGATCGCATTCCCAAATGGCTCGTGCCGGTGATTCGCCAGCAACTTTCTCAGGGGGGGGAGATTGAACGTAGCGCCGCCGTGGTCGCCAGCTGGGCACGTTACGCTGAAGGCGTCGATGAGCAGGGAGAGGCTATCGATATTGTGGACCGTCTGCGTGAGCCATTGATGACGATTGCCACTAACAACCGCACGTACCCCGCTGCGTTTGTCGAGAACCGCGAGCTGTTTGGTGACTTGGCTGATCAGCCTCGCTTTCTAAACGCTTACCTAAAGACATTGACGTCACTGCATGAACGGGGAGCACGGGCTACTCTTGAGACTCTGGTCGCGTCCAAAGGAATGTTGTGA
- a CDS encoding sugar-binding transcriptional regulator, producing the protein MDKFEVKLDQAARAAWMSYVGGMTQDEIANQLGVSRPGVQRLLALARQEGLVKVHIDHPISTCMTLGSVLRDHFGLAYCDVVPADSQAPENAAYYLAVAGAERMARLVERSDPLTLSLGTGRSVRAAVEALSRIERPQHRFVSLVGNVARDGSANRYDAVMLLADKTGGERFLLPAPVVAESLVEKEAMLTQRLFKAIADVARESEAAFIGVGRIDRQATLFQDHFISESELDELLSLKAVGELLGWPLNDQGEVIDCSITRRVTSLPLERFGKHLMVAIAGGHDKAPAIRAALRGGWLKGLITDEIAARQIVNTIAQ; encoded by the coding sequence ATGGATAAGTTTGAGGTGAAGCTTGATCAGGCGGCCAGAGCCGCTTGGATGTCTTATGTCGGTGGTATGACTCAGGATGAAATTGCCAACCAGTTAGGGGTTTCTCGACCCGGTGTCCAGCGCCTGTTAGCGCTCGCAAGGCAAGAAGGGTTGGTAAAGGTCCATATTGACCATCCTATTTCTACCTGTATGACATTAGGCAGCGTGCTTCGCGATCATTTTGGCTTGGCATATTGCGATGTTGTGCCCGCCGATAGCCAGGCACCTGAAAATGCTGCGTATTATTTAGCTGTTGCAGGTGCTGAGCGGATGGCTCGTTTGGTGGAGCGCAGCGATCCATTAACGCTGTCTTTGGGGACTGGGCGCTCGGTTAGGGCTGCGGTAGAGGCTCTTAGCCGTATTGAGCGGCCCCAACATCGCTTTGTTTCTTTGGTGGGTAATGTTGCCAGGGATGGTTCGGCTAACCGCTACGACGCGGTCATGCTGCTGGCGGATAAAACGGGCGGCGAGCGCTTTTTACTACCTGCACCCGTGGTAGCGGAGTCGTTAGTCGAGAAAGAGGCCATGCTGACACAGCGCCTGTTTAAAGCGATTGCCGATGTGGCGAGAGAATCTGAAGCTGCCTTTATTGGGGTCGGCAGAATCGATCGGCAAGCCACGCTGTTTCAAGACCACTTCATCAGCGAAAGTGAGCTAGATGAGCTATTGAGCCTTAAAGCGGTAGGTGAGTTGCTGGGCTGGCCGCTTAACGATCAGGGAGAGGTGATTGATTGCTCAATAACACGGCGAGTGACCAGCTTGCCTCTAGAGCGGTTCGGTAAGCATCTTATGGTGGCAATAGCGGGTGGGCACGATAAAGCGCCCGCCATACGGGCAGCATTGCGAGGAGGCTGGTTAAAAGGATTGATAACGGATGAAATTGCGGCGAGACAAATCGTTAACACTATTGCTCAATGA
- a CDS encoding L-iditol 2-dehydrogenase: MKLLNKRAVITGGARGIGLAIAQRYLAEGAKVIVADIDAHAIDDALATLQQDAGAERVMGVVLNVCDQASINAMVASVTERFGGIDILVNNAAVFDMAPVLEVTEASFDKQFAVNTKGLFFTLQTVARAMVAQGQGGKIINMSSQAGRRGEPLVSVYCASKAAVISLTQSCGLDLIKHRINVNGIAPGVVDTPMWEEVDALFARYENRPLGEKKRLVGESVPFGRMGLPEDHTGAAVFLASQDSDYVVAQTLNVDGGNWMS, translated from the coding sequence ATGAAACTGCTCAATAAACGCGCCGTCATCACGGGTGGTGCCCGGGGTATCGGTTTAGCCATTGCTCAGCGCTATCTCGCCGAAGGGGCGAAGGTCATTGTGGCCGACATCGATGCCCATGCCATTGACGATGCGCTCGCCACGCTGCAACAAGACGCTGGCGCCGAGCGCGTGATGGGTGTCGTGTTGAACGTGTGCGACCAAGCCTCGATCAACGCCATGGTGGCGAGCGTTACCGAGCGATTTGGCGGGATCGATATTTTAGTCAATAACGCCGCGGTGTTTGATATGGCACCGGTGCTCGAGGTGACAGAGGCCAGTTTTGACAAGCAGTTTGCGGTGAATACCAAGGGGCTATTTTTTACCCTACAGACAGTGGCTCGCGCCATGGTGGCACAAGGCCAAGGAGGTAAAATTATTAATATGTCGTCTCAGGCAGGCCGACGGGGCGAGCCACTCGTCAGCGTTTACTGTGCGAGTAAAGCCGCTGTGATTAGCCTGACCCAGTCCTGCGGGCTGGATTTGATCAAGCACCGTATTAACGTGAACGGCATTGCACCGGGGGTAGTGGATACGCCGATGTGGGAAGAAGTCGATGCACTGTTTGCACGCTATGAGAACCGACCGCTGGGCGAGAAAAAGCGTTTGGTGGGCGAGTCTGTACCCTTTGGGCGTATGGGATTGCCGGAAGACCACACGGGGGCCGCCGTGTTTCTTGCTAGTCAGGATAGTGACTATGTCGTTGCCCAGACGCTCAACGTCGATGGTGGCAACTGGATGAGTTGA